CGCCGCGCTGTTCGCCTCGTGGGCGGGCCAGGGCCGCGCCTGAAGGACTACCTTCGGCCCCATGCCCGAGATCACCGGCGTCAACCACATCGCGCTGACGGTCAACGAGCTCGACGTGAGCGAGCCGTGGTACGCGGAGGTCCTCGGGCTCACGCAGGTGATGAAGATCGACGAGCCCGGCCACAAGTACGTCGTGATGGTGCACCCCGCGACTCAGCTGGTGGTCGGGCTCCATGCCCACGACGCCAACGAGGGAGAGGCCTTCAAGGAGACGCGCACCGGTCTCGACCACCTCGGCTTCCAGGTGGAGAGCCGGGCCGCCCTCGAGGCGTGGAAGGCGCGCTTCGACGAGCTGGGTGTCGAGCACTCGGCGATCACCGACGCCCCCTATGGCGGCGTGCTCGTGTTCCGCGACCCCGACAACATCCAACTCGAGATGTTCTGCTGGCCGGAGTCGTAAAGGTCGGTATCCTGCCCGGTTGACCCGGTCGCGCCGGGTCGACCCATCGGGAGGGGAGCCGGGTTGAGCAAGCTGCGCGTACTCGTGACCGGGGGCGCCGGGTTCATCGGGTCGCATCTCGCCGAGGCGTTGCTCGAGCGAGGTCACGCCGTGTGCGTCATCGACCGCCTCGTCCCCCAGGTCCACCACTCGGGCGGCCCCCGGTACCTGCCCGACGGGGTCGAGTTCCTGCAGGGCGACGTCACCGACCCCGACCTCATGGCCCGCGCGGTCGACGGTGTCGACGCGGTGTTCCATCAGGCGGCCGAGGTCGGTGTCGGCCAGTCGATGTACGAGATCGGTCGCTACGTGCGGGCCAACGCCCTCGGTACGGCCGTGCTGCTCGAAGCCCTCCTCCCGCACCGCGACCATATCCAGAAGCTGATCGTCGCCTCGTCGATGTCGATCTACGGCGAGGGTGCGTACCGGTGCCCCGAGCACGGCGAGGTCGACCCGGGGCTGCGGCCGCCCGAGCAGCTCCTCTCGCGTGCCTGGGAGGCGGCCTGTCCCCGGTGCGGGCTCGCGCTGACGCCCCTGCCCACCCCCGAGAGCAAGCGGCTGGCGCCTGCGTCGGTCTACGCGGTCACCAAGCAGGACCAGGAGCAGTACTGCCTCGTCGTCGGACGCGCCTATGGCATCCCGTCCGTCGCACTCCGCTACTTCAACGTGTACGGGCCCCGCCAGTCGCTCTCCAATCCCTACACCGGCGCGTGCGCGATCTTCTCCTCGCGGCTGCTCAACGGGAAGTCGCCCCTCATCTTCGAGGACGGCCGGCAGGCCCGCGACTTCGTGCACGTGAGCGACATCGTGCGGGCCAACCTGCTGGCGCTCGAGCACGACACGCTGGACTACCAGGCGGTCAACATCGGCACGGGCGAGCCCACGTCGATCCTCGAGCTCGCCCAGCTCCTCGCCAAGCTGCTCGGGGTCGACCTCGAGCCCGAGCTGGTGGGGCAGTACCGCGAGGGCGACATCCGCCACTGCATCGCCGACATCTCGCTCGCCCGCGACGGCCTGGGCTTCACCCCCGGCCTGGCCGTGGCCGACGGCCTCGCCGACCTCGTCGACTGGGCCCGCGAGCAGCACGCCGTCGACGACGTGGCCCGTGCCACCTCGGAGCTCGCCGACCGGGGGTTGGTGCGCTGACGCAGGTGGAGCTCGGCGTCGTCGTCCTCACCCATGGCGACGGCGCGCCGTCGGCCGAGCTCGTCACGCAGCTCGCGGCACAGGGCGTCACCGCCGACGCGGTCGTGCTGGTGCACAACGGCGCGACGGCGAACGGGTGCGCGCATGCCGGCGTCCACGCCATCCACCCGGGTCGGAACCTCGGTTACAGCGCAGGCATGAACGTCGGCATCAAGCACCTGCTCGCGCACGACGCATCGCACGTGCTGGTGCTGACCCACGACGTCCGACTCGCGGAGGGCACGATCTCGCGGCTGGAGACGGCGGCGGCGGGCGCACCGACGTTCGGGATACTGGCGCCCGAGCTCTTCCACCGGCCGGGTGAGCCCTTCTCCTACGGGGGAGTGGTCGAGCCCGGAGGACGGTTGCGCCACCTCAAGCACCCGGGCCGCGCCGGTCCCCCGGGCATCGGTGAGTGCGACTGGGCCGACGGCGCCGCCCTGCTGCTCAACCGGCGCATGCTCGAGCAGGTCGGGCTCTTCGAGGAGCGCTTCTTCATCTACTGCGAGGACTCCGACCTGGCCCTGCGGGGCACCCAATGGGGCTGGCGGGTGGGCACCGTGCGCGACGCCGTCGCCTTCCAGGCGCCGGGCAAGCGGGAGCGCCCCGGTGCCTACGCCTACCTGATGACCCGGAACGGCCTCGACTACCGGCGCCGGGTGGGAGGGGCCCGCGGTGTCGCCGCCGGCATCTACGGCCAGGTCAGGCTGCTCGTGCGCCTCGCTCAGGCGGGCGCCCGGCGAACCGCGCCCGCCGAGACCCGCAGGTCGGCTCGGGCCGAGGTGCTGGCGCGGGCGTGGGGCGTGGCCGATTTCCTGCGGGGCCGGTGGGGGCCGCCGCCACGGCGCCTCCCCGGGCTCGGCGACGTCGATTCCTGAG
The DNA window shown above is from Actinomycetota bacterium and carries:
- a CDS encoding VOC family protein; the encoded protein is MPEITGVNHIALTVNELDVSEPWYAEVLGLTQVMKIDEPGHKYVVMVHPATQLVVGLHAHDANEGEAFKETRTGLDHLGFQVESRAALEAWKARFDELGVEHSAITDAPYGGVLVFRDPDNIQLEMFCWPES
- a CDS encoding NAD-dependent epimerase/dehydratase family protein, giving the protein MSKLRVLVTGGAGFIGSHLAEALLERGHAVCVIDRLVPQVHHSGGPRYLPDGVEFLQGDVTDPDLMARAVDGVDAVFHQAAEVGVGQSMYEIGRYVRANALGTAVLLEALLPHRDHIQKLIVASSMSIYGEGAYRCPEHGEVDPGLRPPEQLLSRAWEAACPRCGLALTPLPTPESKRLAPASVYAVTKQDQEQYCLVVGRAYGIPSVALRYFNVYGPRQSLSNPYTGACAIFSSRLLNGKSPLIFEDGRQARDFVHVSDIVRANLLALEHDTLDYQAVNIGTGEPTSILELAQLLAKLLGVDLEPELVGQYREGDIRHCIADISLARDGLGFTPGLAVADGLADLVDWAREQHAVDDVARATSELADRGLVR
- a CDS encoding glycosyltransferase family 2 protein; translated protein: MRDLLLAAAQREVAPHLRGRPAGPRLRARERHRAGQPAGARARHAGLPGGQHRHGRAHVDPRARPAPRQAARGRPRARAGGAVPRGRHPPLHRRHLARPRRPGLHPRPGRGRRPRRPRRLGPRAARRRRRGPCHLGARRPGVGALTQVELGVVVLTHGDGAPSAELVTQLAAQGVTADAVVLVHNGATANGCAHAGVHAIHPGRNLGYSAGMNVGIKHLLAHDASHVLVLTHDVRLAEGTISRLETAAAGAPTFGILAPELFHRPGEPFSYGGVVEPGGRLRHLKHPGRAGPPGIGECDWADGAALLLNRRMLEQVGLFEERFFIYCEDSDLALRGTQWGWRVGTVRDAVAFQAPGKRERPGAYAYLMTRNGLDYRRRVGGARGVAAGIYGQVRLLVRLAQAGARRTAPAETRRSARAEVLARAWGVADFLRGRWGPPPRRLPGLGDVDS